A region of Deltaproteobacteria bacterium DNA encodes the following proteins:
- the ilvD gene encoding dihydroxy-acid dehydratase, with product MPKYRSHTTTHGRNMAGARALWRATGMKDEDFQKPIIAVVNSFTQFVPGHVHLKDLGQMVAREIEKAGGVAKEFNTIAIDDGIAMGHGGMLYSLPSRDIIADSVEYMVNAHCADAMVCISNCDKITPGMLMAALRLNIPAVFVSGGPMEAGKTSLHGKDVKLDLVDAMISAADPNESDEDVDAIEHSACPTCGSCSGMFTANSMNCLAEALGLALPGNGSLLATHADRKALFLEAGRLSVELARRYYEKNDESALPRSIASFEAFENAMSLDIAMGGSTNTVLHLLAAAHEANVDFTMADIDRLSRKVPNLCKVAPSTQEYHMEDVHRAGGVIGILGELDRAGLLHSDAKTVHSTTLGAAIEKWDIAVNEDEATKKLFLAGPAGVPSQQAFSQDCRWPDLDVDRINGCIRNAANAYSKDGGLAVLFGNLAFAGCIVKTAGVDESILKFSGPARVFESQDDAVEAILGDKIKAGDVVIIRYEGPKGGPGMQEMLYPTSYLKSKGLGKECALITDGRFSGGTSGLSIGHCSPEAAEGGNIGLIEEGDTINIDIPNRKIEIDLSEEELDHRRQMMNGKGSKAWKPVARERVVSQALQAYAALTTSAARGAVRDLSSIK from the coding sequence ATGCCCAAATATCGTTCACACACAACCACCCACGGCCGTAATATGGCAGGCGCCCGTGCGCTCTGGCGAGCCACGGGAATGAAGGATGAAGATTTCCAAAAGCCCATTATTGCCGTCGTCAATTCATTTACCCAGTTTGTTCCCGGTCATGTTCACCTTAAAGACCTGGGCCAGATGGTGGCCCGTGAAATTGAAAAGGCCGGTGGTGTAGCGAAGGAATTTAATACCATTGCCATCGATGACGGTATCGCCATGGGGCATGGCGGAATGCTTTATTCCCTGCCGTCACGGGATATTATTGCAGACTCCGTTGAATATATGGTTAATGCCCATTGTGCCGACGCCATGGTCTGCATATCCAACTGTGACAAGATCACACCGGGCATGTTGATGGCGGCGCTCCGTCTTAATATTCCCGCCGTTTTTGTCTCCGGCGGGCCAATGGAAGCCGGCAAAACCTCACTTCACGGCAAGGATGTCAAGCTTGACCTTGTCGATGCAATGATTTCAGCAGCTGATCCTAATGAAAGCGATGAGGATGTCGATGCTATCGAACATTCCGCTTGTCCTACCTGCGGTTCCTGTTCGGGTATGTTTACGGCCAACTCAATGAATTGCCTTGCCGAAGCGCTCGGTCTGGCCCTTCCCGGCAACGGTTCGCTTCTTGCCACTCATGCCGACAGGAAAGCGCTTTTCCTCGAAGCGGGACGACTCAGTGTCGAACTGGCAAGGAGATATTATGAGAAAAATGACGAATCAGCACTTCCCCGGTCGATTGCTTCCTTCGAGGCCTTTGAAAATGCCATGAGCCTCGATATTGCCATGGGTGGGTCTACCAATACGGTACTTCACCTTCTGGCTGCCGCCCATGAGGCAAATGTTGATTTTACCATGGCTGATATTGACCGTTTGTCACGTAAAGTGCCTAATCTTTGCAAGGTGGCTCCTTCGACACAGGAGTACCATATGGAAGATGTGCACAGGGCGGGAGGGGTTATTGGAATACTAGGTGAACTTGACCGGGCGGGACTTCTTCACAGTGATGCAAAAACAGTGCATAGTACCACCCTGGGAGCGGCTATCGAAAAATGGGACATTGCAGTGAATGAAGATGAAGCAACAAAAAAACTTTTTCTTGCAGGTCCGGCAGGTGTGCCGAGCCAGCAGGCTTTTAGTCAGGATTGTCGCTGGCCCGATCTTGATGTTGATCGCATAAATGGCTGTATACGCAACGCGGCAAATGCCTACAGCAAAGATGGTGGTCTTGCCGTTCTCTTCGGTAATCTGGCCTTTGCAGGCTGCATCGTTAAGACGGCAGGCGTCGATGAGTCTATTCTTAAATTCAGCGGTCCTGCAAGGGTTTTTGAAAGCCAGGATGATGCTGTAGAGGCCATTCTTGGTGATAAAATCAAGGCAGGTGATGTAGTTATCATTCGTTACGAAGGCCCAAAAGGGGGACCGGGCATGCAGGAAATGCTCTACCCTACGAGTTATCTTAAATCTAAAGGCCTGGGCAAGGAATGTGCGCTCATCACAGACGGGCGTTTTTCAGGTGGTACATCGGGCCTTTCTATAGGTCACTGTTCACCTGAAGCTGCCGAAGGGGGTAACATCGGTCTCATCGAAGAGGGTGATACAATTAATATAGATATCCCTAACAGGAAGATAGAAATAGACTTGTCGGAAGAAGAGCTTGACCATCGCAGGCAGATGATGAATGGCAAAGGTTCTAAAGCATGGAAGCCTGTCGCAAGAGAAAGAGTTGTTTCTCAGGCGTTGCAGGCCTATGCGGCGCTTACGACAAGTGCGGCCAGGGGGGCTGTGAGGGATCTTTCTTCGATTAAATAA
- a CDS encoding S1-like domain-containing RNA-binding protein, which yields MKLTEADLTENPQVGKTNRLMIIREVDFGVYLDGEDLGEILMPKKYVPEDYRLGDVVEVFVYLDSEDRLVATTEKPYAQVEQYACLKVVSVTNFGAFLDWGLKKDLLVPFNEQKHRMEEGREYIVYIYSDEETGRIAGTSKLDRCLDLYKGDYQDGDEVELFICEETDLGFKTIINDAHRGLLYKSDLYQSVNKGERAKGFIKQVREDGKIDVTLNKPGYEAIDEVSEQILETLKASGGFIAVTDKSSPDEIKELFGVSKKRYKKAVGALYKKRLVSLEEGGVRVIKGEKE from the coding sequence TTGAAACTAACAGAAGCTGATTTAACAGAAAATCCCCAGGTAGGTAAAACAAACAGGCTCATGATCATAAGGGAAGTCGATTTCGGCGTCTATCTTGATGGTGAAGATCTTGGTGAAATACTGATGCCTAAAAAGTATGTACCTGAAGATTACAGGCTTGGTGATGTGGTTGAGGTCTTCGTTTACCTTGATTCGGAAGATCGTCTCGTTGCTACCACGGAAAAACCTTATGCCCAGGTGGAGCAATATGCCTGTCTCAAAGTCGTTTCCGTTACTAATTTCGGGGCCTTTCTTGATTGGGGACTAAAGAAGGACCTCCTCGTTCCTTTCAATGAACAAAAGCATCGCATGGAAGAGGGCAGGGAATATATTGTTTATATTTATTCCGATGAAGAAACGGGACGCATAGCGGGAACCTCCAAACTTGACAGGTGCCTTGATTTATATAAAGGGGACTATCAGGATGGAGACGAGGTGGAACTGTTTATTTGTGAAGAAACGGATCTCGGATTCAAGACGATTATAAATGATGCTCACCGGGGGCTTCTTTATAAAAGCGATCTTTATCAGTCTGTAAATAAGGGGGAGAGGGCAAAAGGATTTATCAAACAGGTAAGGGAAGACGGCAAGATCGATGTAACCCTTAATAAACCGGGTTATGAAGCGATTGATGAGGTTTCAGAGCAGATTTTAGAGACTTTAAAGGCGAGTGGCGGATTTATTGCCGTTACTGATAAAAGTTCGCCTGATGAGATAAAAGAGCTTTTTGGAGTAAGCAAGAAACGGTATAAAAAGGCAGTGGGGGCGCTTTATAAGAAGAGGCTTGTTAGTCTTGAGGAGGGTGGGGTGAGGGTGATTAAGGGAGAAAAAGAATAA
- a CDS encoding DUF3820 family protein, with protein MPDVSHPEEEGTLLSPDPRYLIKLYEMRMPFGKYSGTRLVDLPEPYVVWFSKKGFPSGKLGEMLKAVYEIKLNGLEYLFEPLRKSSNK; from the coding sequence ATGCCTGACGTATCGCACCCTGAAGAAGAGGGAACGCTTCTCTCCCCTGACCCCCGGTACCTGATAAAACTCTATGAAATGAGGATGCCTTTCGGAAAATACTCGGGCACACGCCTTGTTGATCTTCCGGAACCTTACGTGGTCTGGTTTTCTAAAAAAGGTTTTCCATCCGGTAAGTTAGGTGAAATGCTTAAAGCAGTGTATGAGATTAAGTTGAATGGGCTGGAGTATCTTTTTGAGCCCTTGAGGAAGAGTTCGAATAAGTAA
- a CDS encoding type II toxin-antitoxin system Phd/YefM family antitoxin — protein sequence MKLSEAVKPISYLKAHAAEMIRSVSKDHKTVIITQNGEAKAVLQDIQLYEQTRESLAMLKILAQSNESLRKGKTSPQKESFNRLRKRIEEYKKS from the coding sequence ATGAAACTAAGTGAGGCTGTAAAACCGATAAGTTATTTGAAAGCCCATGCCGCAGAAATGATTCGCTCAGTATCAAAAGACCACAAAACAGTTATTATTACTCAAAATGGCGAAGCAAAAGCAGTACTGCAAGACATTCAACTCTATGAACAAACACGTGAAAGCCTTGCCATGCTCAAAATCCTGGCTCAAAGTAATGAAAGTCTTCGTAAGGGAAAAACAAGCCCACAAAAGGAATCTTTCAATCGTCTAAGAAAAAGGATAGAAGAGTATAAGAAATCATGA
- a CDS encoding type II toxin-antitoxin system RelE/ParE family toxin — protein sequence MKYSAHLAEDAENDLFDIFRYVAEEDSPAKAEKLINNIEAVCNKLADLPEREHIPPELERIGIFSYREVHFKPYRIIYQILEKEVFIHCILDGRRDMEEILHHRMLR from the coding sequence ATGAAATATTCTGCTCATCTTGCAGAGGATGCAGAAAACGACCTTTTTGATATCTTCCGTTATGTGGCAGAGGAAGATTCACCAGCCAAAGCAGAAAAACTTATTAACAACATCGAAGCTGTTTGCAATAAACTTGCTGATCTCCCTGAAAGGGAGCATATTCCGCCGGAGCTGGAACGAATCGGTATCTTCAGCTACAGGGAAGTACACTTTAAACCTTACCGAATAATTTATCAGATCCTCGAAAAAGAGGTTTTCATTCATTGTATCCTTGACGGAAGGCGCGATATGGAAGAGATTCTCCACCACAGAATGTTGAGGTAA
- a CDS encoding glutamate synthase-related protein — protein sequence MAESKSATKWRCTICGYVAEGEYPPDKCPICSASSDKFEAVGSPPVKEEKKTEEPSVFEAHAELVDYLSPWSRSEYEKEEKFTTIQKLAITGKSEISPMGTRRPFPGLEMILFKGVQFSRFPLNENEAVSTKTVIGPSAKYPLELDIPFYVSHMSFGALSKEAKIALAMGASKVGTATCSGEGGMLPEEREHSSRYIYEIGTAAFSRNEEYIKQADAVEIKFGQAAKPGMGGHLPGEKVTPEIAKVRNIEAGEDFISPNRQDDINSPEDLKKMIADLRSLTKGRPIGVKFAAGHVEEDLKFVLAAEPDFITIDCRGGATGAAPNFIRDNVCLPAVYAIRKARSYLDSVGSKVTFCVTGGFRDSTDIAKALALGADAVALASASLVAIGCQQYRICNTGLCPVGITTQDKELRSRFSIPHSVKRFVNFYDATRMELEVLSRINGRSNVHDLAMDDIFTISNEIAANTDIEYA from the coding sequence ATGGCAGAGAGTAAATCAGCAACTAAATGGCGATGCACCATTTGCGGATATGTAGCCGAGGGCGAATACCCGCCCGATAAATGTCCCATTTGCAGTGCATCTAGCGATAAATTCGAAGCTGTTGGTTCTCCTCCTGTTAAAGAAGAGAAAAAGACAGAGGAGCCTTCAGTCTTTGAAGCTCATGCCGAACTTGTTGATTATCTTTCCCCGTGGAGCCGCTCTGAGTACGAAAAAGAAGAGAAGTTTACCACTATTCAGAAGCTGGCCATAACGGGCAAAAGTGAAATTTCTCCCATGGGAACGAGGCGGCCCTTTCCCGGGCTTGAGATGATTCTATTCAAAGGCGTACAGTTCTCCCGATTTCCTTTAAATGAGAATGAAGCGGTCTCGACAAAAACAGTCATCGGACCCTCTGCTAAATATCCTCTTGAGCTTGATATTCCATTTTATGTATCGCACATGTCTTTTGGTGCCCTTTCAAAAGAAGCCAAGATTGCCCTTGCCATGGGAGCCTCAAAAGTCGGAACAGCTACATGTTCCGGAGAGGGTGGAATGCTGCCTGAAGAGAGAGAGCATTCAAGCCGCTATATTTATGAAATAGGGACGGCAGCCTTTAGCCGTAATGAAGAGTATATAAAGCAGGCAGATGCCGTAGAAATTAAATTTGGTCAGGCGGCCAAGCCCGGAATGGGGGGACACCTTCCCGGTGAAAAGGTAACACCAGAAATAGCGAAGGTACGTAATATTGAAGCAGGTGAGGATTTTATTTCCCCAAATCGTCAGGATGACATCAATTCTCCTGAAGATCTTAAAAAGATGATCGCTGACCTTAGAAGTCTGACAAAAGGCAGACCCATCGGTGTCAAATTTGCCGCAGGGCATGTAGAGGAAGATTTAAAGTTTGTTCTTGCCGCTGAACCCGACTTCATAACCATTGATTGCAGGGGAGGTGCAACGGGTGCAGCACCGAACTTTATTCGTGATAATGTTTGCCTCCCTGCCGTATATGCCATCAGAAAGGCAAGAAGCTACCTTGACAGTGTGGGAAGCAAGGTCACCTTCTGTGTTACCGGTGGTTTCAGGGACAGTACCGATATAGCCAAGGCTCTGGCCCTTGGTGCCGATGCGGTAGCGCTTGCCTCGGCATCGCTAGTTGCAATCGGCTGTCAGCAGTATCGAATTTGTAATACGGGTCTTTGCCCTGTGGGAATCACTACCCAGGATAAAGAACTTCGAAGCCGCTTTTCCATTCCCCATTCGGTAAAACGATTTGTTAATTTCTACGACGCAACACGTATGGAACTGGAAGTCCTGTCCAGGATAAACGGCCGTTCTAATGTTCATGACCTCGCTATGGACGATATCTTCACCATCAGTAACGAAATAGCCGCCAATACGGACATTGAATATGCCTGA
- a CDS encoding nucleotide-binding protein, with the protein MKPRIFIASSVEGLDIAYGVQENLEYDAEITVWAQGIFELSKTTLEDLLDAINSFDFAIFVFSFDDIAKIRGENVKAVRDNVLFELGLFIGKLGKNRSFFIMPREADEIHLPTDILGFKPGTFESNRGDGNLQAALGPCCNQIRKAIKKLGCFRDGLAEMYEPLVGFHETYRKVNWSSLLERADSNIDIVAYYFDSWVNANYEAIVNFFKKRDTKMRVFVANPEDDFIIKNVQRLFPEYSEQTINEKIEHTGERFNKAVIDAGGDPNRFEFYYVPHFLNYSVQCVDNNILVLSIFEMFREMKIDSPALVINLEMSDHLLRFWQKELEGLISKSKKIEFA; encoded by the coding sequence ATGAAACCTAGAATATTTATTGCTTCTTCTGTGGAAGGTTTAGATATAGCTTATGGTGTTCAGGAAAATCTTGAATACGATGCTGAAATCACCGTGTGGGCACAAGGAATTTTCGAGTTGTCAAAAACTACCCTTGAAGACCTTCTTGATGCAATAAACAGCTTTGATTTTGCCATATTTGTTTTTTCCTTTGACGATATCGCAAAAATAAGAGGTGAAAATGTAAAAGCTGTTAGGGATAATGTTTTATTTGAATTGGGCTTATTTATTGGGAAGCTTGGTAAGAATCGATCTTTTTTTATAATGCCTAGAGAAGCAGATGAAATTCATCTTCCAACAGATATTCTTGGTTTCAAACCAGGCACTTTTGAATCAAATCGTGGTGATGGCAATTTACAGGCTGCGCTAGGCCCCTGCTGTAATCAAATAAGAAAAGCTATCAAAAAATTAGGTTGCTTCAGAGATGGTCTAGCAGAAATGTATGAGCCACTGGTTGGATTTCATGAAACATATAGGAAAGTCAATTGGTCATCTCTTCTTGAACGAGCTGACAGCAATATCGATATAGTAGCTTACTATTTTGACTCTTGGGTTAATGCAAATTATGAAGCTATAGTAAATTTTTTCAAAAAAAGGGATACAAAGATGCGTGTCTTTGTTGCTAATCCGGAAGATGATTTTATAATCAAAAACGTTCAAAGATTATTTCCTGAATATAGTGAACAAACAATAAATGAAAAAATTGAACATACGGGTGAACGTTTCAATAAAGCTGTTATTGATGCAGGTGGTGACCCAAATCGATTTGAATTTTACTATGTTCCGCATTTTCTCAATTATTCTGTCCAATGCGTTGACAACAATATTCTGGTGCTGTCAATTTTTGAAATGTTCCGTGAAATGAAAATTGATTCTCCTGCCCTTGTAATAAATCTTGAGATGTCAGATCATTTATTAAGGTTTTGGCAGAAAGAACTTGAGGGCCTAATAAGTAAATCCAAAAAAATTGAATTTGCGTAA
- a CDS encoding CNNM domain-containing protein: MTLLITYLTIAIGVSFICSVLEAVLLSITPSYVESMASQQPARGKVLISVKNRLDQSISSILILNTFAHTMGAAGVGAQATIIFGARWETLIAVLLTLAILYFSEIIPKTIGATFWRQLAVPSAHTIHWLIKLVYPLIWLSTLITKIFRKKEQQEISREEIIALASLGHKMGSLISQENEYLANVLKLREVKTEEILTPRTVMHSLNEKLSVSEALEDERTKQFSRIPVYSDDQDHVTGLVTNRELLIGEREGKSDMAISHFSKPITRVSENLQVQKLLDLFIKKKEHLFLVEDEFGQTAGIVTLEDAIETMLGREIVDETDTVEDLQEFAKEKYRDRLRQDKK; encoded by the coding sequence ATGACTTTACTTATCACATACCTTACCATCGCCATCGGTGTTTCTTTTATCTGCTCCGTACTGGAAGCTGTTTTATTGTCAATCACTCCCAGTTATGTGGAGAGTATGGCCAGTCAGCAACCTGCCCGGGGCAAAGTACTCATAAGCGTCAAAAACCGTCTCGATCAATCCATATCAAGCATACTCATATTAAATACTTTTGCACACACCATGGGTGCAGCCGGCGTCGGCGCTCAGGCAACCATTATCTTTGGCGCCCGTTGGGAAACATTGATCGCCGTTTTGCTGACACTGGCTATTCTTTATTTCTCTGAAATTATTCCAAAGACAATTGGCGCTACCTTCTGGCGTCAACTGGCTGTTCCCTCGGCACATACTATCCACTGGCTTATAAAACTGGTCTACCCCTTAATATGGCTATCAACACTAATCACTAAAATTTTTAGAAAAAAGGAACAACAGGAAATCAGCCGGGAAGAAATTATCGCATTAGCCTCATTGGGCCACAAAATGGGATCACTCATCAGCCAGGAAAATGAATACCTTGCCAATGTTTTGAAGCTGCGGGAAGTTAAAACGGAAGAAATCCTGACGCCACGTACCGTTATGCACAGCCTGAATGAAAAACTAAGCGTTAGTGAGGCCCTTGAGGATGAAAGGACAAAGCAATTTTCACGCATACCTGTCTATAGTGATGATCAGGACCACGTGACAGGTTTAGTCACCAATCGTGAACTTTTAATAGGCGAGCGTGAAGGAAAGTCTGACATGGCAATCAGCCATTTTTCCAAACCCATTACCCGTGTTTCAGAAAACCTCCAGGTACAAAAGCTTTTAGACCTCTTTATCAAAAAAAAGGAGCACCTCTTTCTGGTAGAAGATGAGTTCGGTCAGACAGCAGGCATCGTTACACTGGAAGATGCCATTGAAACCATGTTAGGCAGAGAAATCGTTGACGAGACGGATACCGTCGAAGACTTGCAGGAATTTGCTAAAGAAAAATACCGGGACCGATTAAGGCAGGACAAGAAGTGA
- a CDS encoding Piwi domain-containing protein, translated as MDSISLNFFPLLKQNNNATIYRQQVQDSSQSKSDEDFRVSLPMQGKDDEWFLFDVSVDSKDGYEAYEYEYTQNPFLTVHLIYHDFLETLKANACELEYYIPEKAIFLKEVRFVTEKFEDGSTEIIVKPYYLKGEKQFGILVEHKFSLKNNQSFNKQTQIRSFSLDKCGKPNIYFYKDKKATIEAFTKNVLMPLLSGSSLDIDKDFSALPAKQLDVKTYLVGGGKTAKSQFMGIRSNGPYRRMNDEVRYLFLFTERTRSLARDIYLGLVGKLFPGQFSGLDKMFSVPIHKDIVEHHLVSTFDETAIQDIEKQVQLLKASHPTRKVMLVAVLPKGFKGVEAAFDAYGYLKLMALRNNTYCQVVTEDTFFKKDQLKWSVSNIGLQIFSKLGGAPWLVQPAKSNCLIFGIGSVQERDKGSTTRYTAYTVCLDSSGDFKYIKPLSSSSDESAYLDSLKTNLKVVLSSELGDHYKSLVLHLPYKISRKEIDIIKAVVSYIREADDFEVIVIRVNTKHKFLGFSDHNTCVPYESSYVQLSANEFLIWAEGLQYGKEVLHKRVSEPLYIDFIESREEWSTKKECLQDILNLTGANWRGFNSKAQPISILYSRLIAKFMKEFSHLENVNDMRIVSAQSVAPWFL; from the coding sequence ATGGATAGTATCTCATTAAACTTTTTCCCTCTGCTCAAACAAAACAATAATGCAACAATCTACAGGCAACAGGTCCAGGACAGCTCACAATCAAAAAGTGACGAAGATTTTCGTGTGAGCCTTCCCATGCAAGGAAAAGATGACGAATGGTTTTTGTTTGATGTTTCGGTCGACTCCAAGGATGGTTATGAAGCATACGAGTATGAATATACCCAGAATCCCTTTTTGACTGTTCATCTCATTTATCATGATTTTCTGGAAACGCTGAAAGCTAATGCTTGTGAGCTGGAATATTATATTCCTGAAAAAGCGATCTTTTTGAAAGAGGTTCGCTTTGTAACGGAAAAATTTGAAGACGGCAGCACCGAAATCATTGTTAAACCCTATTACCTAAAGGGAGAGAAACAGTTTGGCATACTAGTCGAACATAAATTCTCTCTGAAAAACAATCAGTCTTTTAATAAGCAGACGCAAATTCGTAGTTTCTCTCTAGATAAGTGCGGCAAACCGAATATCTACTTCTATAAGGACAAAAAGGCCACGATTGAGGCTTTTACGAAAAATGTACTTATGCCACTGCTGTCCGGCTCTAGTCTTGACATTGACAAGGACTTTTCTGCTCTCCCTGCGAAGCAGCTTGATGTAAAGACTTATCTAGTTGGTGGTGGAAAGACAGCAAAATCACAGTTTATGGGAATAAGGTCTAATGGCCCGTATCGACGAATGAATGATGAAGTTAGATATCTCTTCCTTTTTACTGAAAGAACTAGGTCCTTAGCAAGAGATATCTACCTTGGATTGGTCGGCAAGCTTTTTCCCGGCCAGTTCTCCGGCCTTGACAAGATGTTCTCTGTGCCAATTCATAAAGACATTGTAGAACATCATCTGGTAAGTACGTTTGATGAAACCGCCATACAAGATATCGAAAAGCAGGTCCAGCTGCTAAAAGCGTCTCATCCCACTAGAAAAGTAATGCTTGTAGCGGTCCTTCCGAAAGGCTTTAAAGGTGTAGAAGCGGCTTTCGATGCATACGGCTATCTCAAATTGATGGCATTAAGAAACAATACCTATTGTCAGGTCGTAACAGAAGACACTTTCTTCAAGAAAGACCAATTGAAATGGTCTGTCTCCAATATCGGGTTGCAGATATTTAGCAAACTTGGCGGCGCACCTTGGCTCGTGCAGCCCGCGAAGAGCAACTGTTTAATATTTGGAATTGGAAGTGTACAGGAGAGGGATAAGGGTAGCACAACTCGCTATACAGCGTATACCGTATGTTTGGATTCCAGTGGCGACTTTAAATATATCAAGCCACTGTCTTCCTCAAGCGATGAGTCGGCTTATCTCGATAGCTTAAAGACTAACTTGAAGGTCGTTTTGTCGAGTGAGCTTGGTGATCACTACAAATCGCTCGTTTTGCACCTCCCATACAAGATCAGTCGGAAGGAAATCGATATCATCAAGGCAGTAGTTTCCTATATTAGAGAGGCAGATGATTTTGAGGTCATAGTCATACGCGTCAATACAAAACACAAGTTTCTAGGATTTAGCGATCACAACACCTGTGTTCCTTACGAAAGTAGCTATGTGCAGCTTTCAGCGAACGAGTTTTTGATTTGGGCAGAAGGATTGCAGTATGGAAAAGAGGTATTGCATAAGCGAGTATCGGAGCCATTGTACATTGACTTCATTGAATCACGGGAAGAATGGTCGACAAAAAAGGAGTGTCTTCAGGATATTTTAAATCTAACAGGTGCTAACTGGCGTGGATTCAACTCAAAGGCCCAACCAATTTCGATCCTATATTCAAGGCTTATCGCGAAATTCATGAAGGAGTTTTCGCACCTAGAAAATGTAAATGATATGCGGATTGTTAGCGCTCAGTCTGTAGCGCCGTGGTTCTTGTAG
- a CDS encoding SIR2 family protein, producing MSLREDSLLFLLGAGASVDAGIKHAKAMTLDIEEKIRSDSEFKEFYELYNYLKSSIIYQRGLVGAFEDQTATIEELLNVLSEINQKHQNKLYPFIGGWNIHLLKVAGEEFEMVAKLDKLIRSQLFQWINISNYDEASYFRGFRDLVSDIGSAVRVFTLNYDICVEKALVGIDFSIELGFNGDREWEASKFDANENADIVLYLYKLHGSIDWIRDETNGGVLKLCDNPQPNPELIFGNAAKLSSIDPYLFYVHELRKYSLNEALRFIVIVGYSFSDDYVNGLIAQAATRSDYLNVLVVAPIFEDKQNLVSARIEVEKSRIATILNVEKDRIIYENLTAKEFFEEKMVLTYFSNLSGAGDDDPF from the coding sequence ATGAGTTTAAGAGAAGATTCGTTGTTATTTCTCTTAGGGGCCGGAGCCAGTGTCGATGCAGGTATTAAGCATGCAAAGGCGATGACACTTGATATCGAAGAGAAGATACGATCAGACTCGGAATTCAAAGAGTTTTACGAGCTGTATAACTACTTGAAAAGCTCTATCATCTATCAGCGAGGACTTGTAGGTGCATTCGAAGATCAGACGGCGACCATCGAAGAGCTGTTAAACGTTTTATCGGAGATCAACCAGAAGCATCAGAACAAGCTATATCCATTTATAGGTGGTTGGAACATTCATCTGCTTAAAGTTGCGGGTGAAGAATTTGAGATGGTGGCAAAGCTTGATAAGCTGATACGTTCACAGCTTTTCCAGTGGATAAATATAAGCAACTACGACGAAGCGAGTTACTTTCGTGGGTTTAGAGACTTAGTGTCTGACATCGGTAGCGCCGTCCGTGTATTTACACTCAACTATGATATCTGTGTCGAAAAAGCGCTCGTGGGTATAGACTTTAGTATAGAACTAGGATTCAACGGTGACCGTGAATGGGAGGCATCGAAATTTGATGCAAACGAGAATGCAGACATTGTCCTGTATCTATATAAGTTACACGGCTCTATAGATTGGATAAGAGATGAGACTAATGGTGGGGTACTGAAGCTATGCGACAACCCCCAGCCAAATCCTGAACTTATCTTTGGTAACGCCGCGAAATTGAGTTCGATTGATCCTTACTTATTCTATGTACACGAGCTTCGAAAGTATTCGTTGAATGAGGCTTTGCGATTTATTGTTATCGTTGGCTATAGCTTCAGCGACGACTATGTTAATGGCCTTATCGCACAGGCAGCTACTCGTAGTGATTACCTTAATGTCTTGGTGGTAGCACCGATCTTCGAGGATAAGCAAAATCTTGTGTCAGCCCGTATTGAAGTGGAAAAGTCTCGTATTGCGACAATTCTGAACGTTGAGAAAGATCGAATTATCTACGAAAACTTAACCGCAAAGGAATTCTTCGAAGAAAAGATGGTACTTACTTACTTTTCCAACCTATCTGGCGCGGGCGACGATGATCCGTTCTGA